A portion of the Parasteatoda tepidariorum isolate YZ-2023 chromosome 5, CAS_Ptep_4.0, whole genome shotgun sequence genome contains these proteins:
- the LOC107446977 gene encoding uncharacterized protein — MSDVDRERLAVPVAHSVFSQHTNPSSYSGASAAPPFAPHPHYGQQIRQQQRLHSTTGSSRSGATSAHTDRIPSSAISGTSSASTTECNIHEVCYYFQQAIFILAILTGVTLVIAGAVMHVQNGELLVLVYIGVLLGAVNTVLLTIQCCVRRKQKKRARAYRATRQSQGSHTTPSNAVVRYDPLSNPLLSATHTVPPSDVQQYHYKHYHIHPPSQQAFQDFPVPQGLFAQSPTESSQTRMHHNIPMHRSGGHHRITKASYQKSPPLGQAHRPLLNTLGPQQGVVIRSDMGSQEAYKTTVPANYDDLLRCGRHTQDGTTVHLI; from the exons ATGTCTGATGTAGACCGTGAGCGACTTGCAGTACCAGTGGCTCACAGCGTCTTTTCTCAGCATACAAATCCAAGCAGTTACAGTGGAGCTTCAGCAGCGCCACCCTTTGCACCCCACCCTCATTATGGCCAACAAATACGGCAACAACAGAGACTGCACAGCACGACCGGTTCGAGCAGGAGCGGAGCGACGTCCGCTCACACGGATCGCATTCCTTCTTCCGCTATTTCTGGTACATCATCTGCCTCCACAACCGAGTGCAACATTCACGAAGTGTGTTACTATTTCCAACAAGCAATTTTCATTCTCGCCATCTTGACAGGCGTGACTCTCGTCATTGCGGGGGCCGTCATGCATGTACAAAATGGGGAGCTCCTAGTACTTGTGTATATAGGTGTTTTACTCGGTGCTGTCAATACTGTTTTACTAACTATACAGTGTTGCGTCCGTCGCAAGCAAAAGAAACGGGCGAGGGCATATCGTGCTACGCGCCAATCTCAGGGATCTCATACAACTCCATCGAATGCGGTAGTTCGTTATGATCCTCTTAGCAACCCTTTGCTTTCTGCCACCCATACTGTACCCCCCTCCGATGTTCAACAGTACCATTATAAACATTATCATATACACCCCCCATCACAACAAGCATTTCAAGATTTTCCGGTTCCGCAAGGCTTATTCGCCCAGTCTCCGACTGAATCCTCTCAGACCAGAATGCACCATAATATACCCATGCATAGGTCTGGTGGTCATCATCGCATTACAAAAGCATCATATCAGAAATCTCCTCCATTGGGTCAAGCACATCGGCCTTTGCTCAATACATTAGGACCTCAACAGGGTGTTGTAATAAG ATCTGATATGGGATCTCAAGAAGCATATAAAACGACTGTTCCCGCCAACTATGATGATTTGCTTCGATGTGGTCGCCATACGCAAGATGGTACTACTGTGCATCTCATCTGA